A single region of the Labeo rohita strain BAU-BD-2019 chromosome 3, IGBB_LRoh.1.0, whole genome shotgun sequence genome encodes:
- the LOC127163494 gene encoding interferon-induced very large GTPase 1 yields MMDYRARYINETNGQHHTQQKQTDSSKFGGDIFKAISLSNKGTSQSERIHPMDVQMAVFHHADGFLKQLMVTKLSQCQYALPLLVPDPFTQQIEFPLWTFRQINKSWKMRNTNNEIISQTQPIYKAKTPMVSFFRFGSVSSSKSQLMNSLINEKHNTFFHRNCPGSSRTRVLMDGVVEIAWFCPSGKYDDKFTDCVAFCNLHGDAGDHEKQLQILTEMASVNVVLLPQLDRNDRSADIIQNLYRTTKPLICLFTEDESSVIQIEKEKFKIGLKYRNQSDVSEELRRAINDCLPKSSSTFRLVDVSKHSKDIKVDEEDNDDCRRGREAAQKMMSLIEEKDLTKIKIKESFLPCQENLWHKWSQKNKELHQPQGDELEKKISEKKTEMMEIREKQYSSDISEFMKLFIKGMDSHAKHEKIFFLKWLRILLDEHTSADLSSLHNKYNETWKTFIELKDNSDKPEQHKAKQADLESISKQLQAAAFGLEHIMREIGQIYESCSSVKKNKKDLQIHFSSLPSLAAEMMISGFPLELMDGDAAHVPVIWISAVLDQLIQKLGDQRVFVLSVLGIQSSGKSTMLNAMFGLQFAVSAGRCTRGAFMQLVKVSDEMKTQMNFDYILVVDTEGLRSLELAGRSTTHHDNELATFVVGLGNLTLINIFGENPSEMQDILQIVVQAFMRMKEVRLNPSCVFVHQNVSDVTAGEKNMEGRRRLQKTLDEMTKLAAKDEICDAQCFSDVIRFDVQNDVKYFAQLWEGSPPMAPPNPNYCENIQELKKTIMSHASKSHGIMLKDLKKRIKDLWEALLNEQFVFSFRNSLEISAYRKLETEYSNWSWSLRSAMMETENKLYNLIENETIHKVEETDLHKQLKETSEEVKKLMSEFFEKDKDKDILIQWKTSFDIKIKELHKNIVKETKRKLNEILDQRDLKKKIDSERTHHENTLYEKSKELALKLKGKAKDKETLKKEFDLFWEQSVKKIIRDTPAITDIDIIEDLRKILSDIYQGRLPVDHWKESENIFHVQSYNDYVKVKKTCGLTGALTNVYRSAKGKLGYFLSKDDEAQIKSLVTDVVQQTDKIIQSFNISKMGYNISYIQQLTGYIKKTLTKHEEEQVKYVFKKEFFMDLVYSICKRTNKRITDQHRMFREANDPMIYVEKKREEYYSIFQKHCHGATSAAIFGEIICQKLKEPIEQSLYKKTARDLAGEMRTNCESLNGNRLNLEKHILKKLAEQEDFDKYMNYIKNPRDHFKSFIRDEVSRYITDKFIVSVLPKMKENIKLLQQKIMEAAHKSTEHVQVIRGDVGLWLKSFKQQLSGELIFSEKDLSGVKHDDFEDFNLLEDAIRQELPAIMSDIRFNTFDKKLDLTFRPDELLTDHFCQCCWVQCPFCKAICTNTIENHNGDHSVPFHRVNGINGWHKIKTKHLVSDFCTTLVTSDKIFHVSEEKFPYKEYKKAGGVYAEWSITPDLSQLPYWKWFVCRFQKDLENRYKKEFLGSGSIPDEWKKYTKVDAIESLEKSFFLKYK; encoded by the coding sequence ATGATGGACTACAGAGCAAGATACATTAATGAGACCAATGGACAGCatcacacacaacaaaaacagactGACTCATCTAAATTTGGTGGTGATATATTCAAAGCAATATCTTTGTCTAACAAAGGAACAAGCCAATCTGAGCGAATTCACCCGATGGATGTTCAGATGGCCGTGTTTCATCATGCTGATGGTTTCCTGAAGCAGCTGATGGTGACCAAACTGTCCCAGTGTCAGTACGCTCTGCCTCTGCTTGTTCCTGATCCATTCACACAACAGATTGAGTTTCCTCTCTGGACATTCAGACAAATCAACAAGAGCTGGAAGATGAGAAACACCAACAATGAAATCATCAGTCAAACCCAGCCAATCTACAAGGCAAAAACTCCCATGGTGTCTTTCTTCAGGTTTGGCTCTGTGTCTTCATCCAAGTCTCAGCTGATGAACAGTCTGATCAATGAGAAACACAACACGTTCTTCCACAGGAACTGCCCAGGCAGCAGCAGAACCAGAGTCCTGATGGATGGAGTGGTGGAGATCGCCTGGTTCTGCCCCTCTGGAAAATATGATGATAAATTCACTGACTGTGTTGCTTTCTGTAATCTACATGGTGATGCAGGAGACCATGAGAAACAGCTGCAGATCCTCACTGAAATGGCATCAGTCAATGTTGTTCTTCTACCACAACTTGACAGGAATGACAGAAGTGCAGACATAATTCAAAACCTGTATAGGACAACTAAGCCACTGATTTGTCTTTTTACTGAGGATGAATCTAGTGTCATTCAGATAGAGAAAGAGAAATTCAAAATTGGTCTGAAATACAGAAATCAGTCAGATGTATCTGAAGAACTCAGAAGAGCTATAAATGATTGTCTCCCAAAATCATCTTCCACTTTTAGACTTGTAGATGTGTCCAAACACTCAAAAGACATCAAAGTAGATGAGGAAGATAATGATGACTGCAGGAGAGGAAGAGAAGCAGCACAGAAGATGATGAGTTTAATAGAGGAGAAAGATCtgacaaaaatcaaaatcaaagaaTCATTTCTGCCCTGTCAAGAAAATCTATGGCATAAGTGGAGTCAGAAGAATAAAGAACTACATCAACCTCAAGGAGACGAActagaaaagaaaataagtgaaaaaaaaacagaaatgatggAAATCCGTGAAAAACAGTATAGCTCTGACATCAGTGAGTTTATGAAGCTCTTTATTAAAGGAATGGACTCACATGCAAAACATGAGAAGATATTTTTCCTTAAATGGCTCAGAATCCTTCTGGATGAACATACATCAGCTGATCTTTCTTCTTTACATAACAAGTATAATGAAACATGGAAAACATTTATAGAACTGAAAGACAACAGTGATAAACCTGAACAACATAAAGCTAAACAAGCAGATCTTGAGAGTATATCTAAGCAACTTCAAGCTGCAGCCTTTGGTTTGGAGCACATCATGAGGGAGATTGGTCAGATTTATGAATCATGTTCATCtgtgaaaaagaacaagaaaGACCTGCAGATTCACTTCTCTTCTCTCCCGAGTCTTGCAGCAGAGATGATGATCTCTGGATTTCCACTGGAGCTCATGGATGGAGATGCTGCTCATGTTCCTGTGATCTGGATCTCTGCTGTTCTAGATCAACTCATCCAGAAACTGGGAGACCAGAGAGTCTTTGTGCTGTCAGTTTTAGGGATTCAGAGCTCTGGGAAATCCACCATGCTGAATGCCATGTTTGGACTCCAGTTTGCCGTCAGTGCTGGCAGGTGCACCAGAGGAGCTTTCATGCAGCTGGTCAAAGTGTCagatgaaatgaaaacacagaTGAACTTTGATTATATTCTGGTTGTTGATACTGAGGGTCTTCGATCTCTAGAACTGGCTGGAAGATCAACAACACATCATGACAATGAATTGGCCACATTTGTTGTAGGTCTTGGAAATCTGACCTTGATCAATATATTTGGAGAAAACCCATCTGAGATGCAGGACATTCTTCAGATTGTTGTTCAGGCCTTCATGAGAATGAAGGAGGTCAGACTGAATcccagctgtgtgtttgtgcatcagAACGTTTCAGATGTCACAGCTGGAGAGAAAAATATGGAGGGAAGGAGACGACTACAGAAGACACTGGATGAGATGACAAAACTCGCTGCTAAAGATGAAATCTGTGATGCACAATGTTTCAGTGATGTCATTAGATTTGACGTTCAGAATGACGTGAAGTATTTTGCTCAGCTTTGGGAGGGCAGCCCACCAATGGCACCTCCAAACCCAAACTACTGTGAGAACATTCAAGAACTAAAGAAAACGATTATGTCTCATGCCTCAAAATCACATGGAATAATGCtgaaagacttaaaaaaacgtATTAAAGATCTCTGGGAGGCTTTACTGAATGAACAATTTGTCTTCAGTTTCAGGAATTCTCTGGAGATTTCAGCCTACAGGAAACTGGAGACCGAATATAGCAACTGGTCCTGGAGTCTTCGCAGTGCCATGATGGAAACTGAGAACAAACTATACAACCTCATAGAAAATGAAACAATTCACAAGGTTGAGGAAACTGATCTTCATAAACAACTGAAGGAAACAAGTGAAGAAGTGAAaaaattaatgtcagaattctTTGAGAAAGACAAAGATAAAGATATACTGATTCAGTGGAAAACatcatttgacattaaaatcaaagagcttcacaaaaacattgtaaaagaAACAAAGAGGAAATTAAATGAGATTCTTGACCAGAGAGACCTTAAGAAAAAGATTGATTCTGAGAGGACacatcatgaaaacactcttTATGAAAAGAGCAAAGAACTTGCCTTAAAACTCAAAGGTAAAGCAAAAGATaaagaaacactgaaaaaagagtttgatttgttttgggaACAGAGTGTGAAGAAGATCATCAGAGACACTCCTGCAATCACAGACATTGACATAATAGAAGACCTGAGAAAGATCCTCAGTGACATCTATCAGGGACGTCTCCCTGTAGACCACTGGAAGGAGAGTGAGAATATTTTTCATGTGCAAAGTTATAATGACtatgtaaaggttaaaaaaaccTGTGGACTTACAGGAGCTTTAACAAATGTCTACAGATCAGCTAAAGGGAAGTTAGGTTACTTTCTGTCAAAAGACGATGAAGCCCAAATAAAATCATTAGTCACAGATGTTGTTCAGCAGACAGACAAAATTATTCagtcatttaacatttcaaagatGGGCTACAACATCAGCTACATTCAACAACTCACAGGTTACATCAAGAAGACATTAACAAAACATGAGGAAGAACAAGTAAAATATGTGTTCAAAAAAGAATTCTTCATGGATTTGGTTTATTCCATCTGTAAGAGAACAAACAAGAGGATCACTGACCAACACAGAATGTTCAGAGAAGCCAATGATCCTATGATATATGTTGAGAAGAAGAGAGAAGAGTACTATAGTATTTTCCAGAAACACTGTCATGGAGCAACATCAGCTGCCATTTTTGGTGAGATCATCTGTCAGAAACTTAAAGAGCCCATTGAGCAGAGTCTCTACAAGAAGACTGCCAGAGATCTGGCAGGTGAAATGAGAACAAACTGTGAATCACTGAATGGAAACAGATTAAATCTGGAGAAACACATCCTGAAGAAACTGGCAGAACAGGAGGATTTTGACAAATACATGAACTACATTAAAAACCCCAGAGATCATTTCAAGAGTTTCATCAGAGATGAAGTCAGTAGGTACATCACTGATAAGTTCATTGTCAGTGTTTTACCCAAGATGAAGGAGAACATTAAACTCCTGCAGCAGAAGATCATGGAAGCAGCACATAAATCTACTGAACATGTTCAAGTGATCAGAGGAGATGTTGGTTTGTGGTTGAAGAGTTTCAAACAGCAGCTCTCAGGTGAGCTGATCTTCTCTGAAAAAGACCTCAGTGGAGTGAAACATGATGATTTTGAGGATTTCAATCTCCTAGAAGATGCGATAAGACAAGAACTTCCTGCTATAATGTCTGACATCAGATTCAACACATTTGATAAAAAACTGGACCTCACGTTCAGGCCAGATGAGCTTCTGACTGATCATTTCTGTCAGTGCTGTTGGGTTCAGTGTCCGTTCTGTAAAGCCATCTGCACCAACACCATAGAAAACCATAATGGAGATCACAGTGTTCCTTTCCACAGAGTGAATGGAATTAATGgatggcataaaataaaaacaaaacatcttgtTTCTGATTTTTGCACTACTTTAGTGACAAGTgataaaatatttcatgtatCAGAAGAAAAGTTTCCTTATAAAGAGTACAAAAAAGCAGGAGGAGTTTATGCAGAGTGGAGCATCACCCCTGACCTCTCTCAGCTACCATACTGGAAGTGGTTTGTGTGCAGATTCCAGAAAGATCTGGAAAATCGCTATAAAAAAGAATTCCTTGGCAGTGGATCGATCCCAGATGAAtggaaaaaatacacaaaagtggATGCTATTGAGAGTTtggaaaaaagcttttttttaaaatataaataa